The sequence TCTGTCGGATGCGGTTCCCTGGTTAAAGTCAACTTTTATTCTGACTTCATCTTCTTTAAGTATTTCTTTTGCCTTTTCCTCGTCAAAGTTTAATGCGGCGCCGCTTTTGCATACCAAAAGGTCTCCGATGTATATGTCAACCAGATTGGGGTCAAAATCCGCACCGGAATAACCGACAGCCGTTATGATTCTTCCCCAGTTTGCATCCTCACCGAAAATGGCTGTTTTTACAAGGGGGGATTTGGCAATTGCGCTTACTGCTTTGTAAGCATCTTCAGCACTTTTTGCACCTTCGGCGACAACTTCAATAAGCTTGGTCGCCCCTTCTCCGTCTTTTGCTATCATTTTGGAAAGGTGTGTACAGACGTATTCAAGGGCGGATTTGAAAGTGGAATAGTCAATATCCTCCTTGACAATATTTTCATTGTTTGCTTTTCCGTTGGCAAGGATGACAACCATGTCGCAAACACTGGTGTCTCCGTCAACCGATACCCGGTTGAAAGTATGGGATATTACATCTTTGAGCGCTTTGTCCAGCAGTTCTCTGGAAATATTTGCATCCGTTGTTATGACTCCTATCATTGTTGCCATATTGGGATGTATCATTCCTGAGCCTTTTGCCATGGCTCCCATTCTTACTTTTTGCCCCTGAATTTCAAATTCCACGGCAATTTCCTTTAAAACAAGGTCTGTGGTCATAATAGCCTCAGCCGCATCGTGACCGCCTTCTTCGGAAAGTTTTGAAATTGCCTCCTTTATACCGGAACGCACCTTCGGCATGTCAAGCGGCATTCCGATAACTCCCGTGGAACCGACAAGGACGTTTTTGGCATCACAATTTAGAAGCTGAGCGGCAAGAGAAGCCATTTCCTCCGCATCTTTGTAGCCCTGTTCTCCGAGACAGGCATTGGCATTACCGCTGTTTATGACCAATGCCCGGGCATGGCCGCTTTTTATATGCTGCATGGTAAGCTGGAGCGAATGTCCTTTTACAACATTTTTTGTAAATACTCCGGCGGCAACTGCCAAGTCACTGGAGCAAACAACTGCGATGTCCTTTTTTTGGTTGTTTTTAAGCCCGCAGGCGACTCCTGCGGCTTTAAACCCTTTTGGGGCCGTAACTCCTCCATCTATTATGTTTATCATTTCTTTCACTCCGTTTTTTATTAGATTTATATTGAAATTTTTTGTATTTTGTTTGGTATGGTTGGTATTTATATGACAGATTATATAATTTTATTTATTAGTATTCAATAGAATCGTTGTTTTTAGTTTAATATTTTTTTAGTAATTTCACAAACAAAAAAAGGGTATTTAGACCTATTTTTATAGAGAGCGAACAGTAGTATAATTAAAATACACCCCCCTAACTTCAACTTCTGTTTTACTGTTCGGATGATGATGAAGCTGTTCCCTTTAATTCCAGATAAAAATAATTGAAATAAAGCCGGCTAAAGGTTATAATAATGAAGATTCACCACAGTATAATGCATATGTCCGTTGCCTATACTTCCCAACTGTTTTATAACGCTGTTAAGCACATATAAAAAAGGGTATTAAAATATTAAGAAACGGTTTTAATATTAAATAGCTTTAAATAGCTTATGTACCGGGAATTTTGCGGAAATTGTTACGGCTTGTTATACTATTGAGGAAAAAGTATAGATAAAGCATTCTGTTCAGCACAGCATAAAATGCGAACCTTTGCGGCTTGTAAGTTTGAATGAGGTTTGTCGGCAGATTTAGAGTTTTGCTGAAAGCTTCAAATAATAGTAAGGGGATGGTCAAATGTCCGAAGCAAAGAAAGTTATAAAAAAACAGGTCTTACCGTTGCTGCCTCTCAGAGGGTTGACAGTGTTTCCCTATATGATTTTGCATTTTGACGTTGGAAGAATAAAGTCGATTAAAGCTTTGGAAGAAGCGATGATAAACAACCAGTTGATTTTCCTGGTTGCCCAAAAGGATGCAAAGAATGATTCACCCGGACCGGAAGATATTTATACCATTGGTACAATATCAAAAGTAAAACAGCTGTTAAAGCTTCCGGGAGACACGATAAGGGTTTTGGTGGAAGGAATAAGCCGGGCTGAAATATGTGAGTTTACCCAGACAGAGCCCTTTTTCATGGCTGAGGTTGAAGAAAAAATATATGTTGAAGAAGACAAAAACAGCAAGACGGAAATAGAAGCCCTAAAGAGGAGGGTCCTGTCCACCTTTGAGGAGTATTCAAAGCTCAATAACAAAGTTTCTCCCGAAACCGTTCTGTCCATCATGAACATTGATGACCCTGACCAGTTGGCTGACATTATAACTGCCAACTTAATGCTGAAGGTGGAGCAAAAGCAGGAAATATTAAATGAGTTTAAAACCAAAATCAGGCTTCAGAAGCTTTTGGAAACTCTTGTCAGAGAAATTGAAATAATGCAGATTGAAAGAGAGATTAATATAAAGGTCAGAAAACAAATTGACAAGACTCAGAAAGAATACTATTTGAGGGAACAGCTAAAGGCCATACAGAGCGAATTGGGAGACAAGGACGGCGTGGTCGGCGAGGTAGAAGAGTACAAGAGAAAGCTTGCAGAAGGCAATTTTGGCGAGGAAGTTGAGAAAAAGGTGTTAAAGGAGCTGGATCGTCTCCTTAAGATGCCTCCGGGTTCTGCGGAAGGTTCAGTTATAAGGACGTACCTTGACTGGATATTTGATTTGCCGTGGAACAAGAAAACGGAAGAGATTATAGATTTGGACCGCGCTCAGCAGATTCTTGACGAGGACCACTATGGCCTGGAAAAGGTTAAGGAAAGAATAATTGAGTATCTTGCCATAAGAAAGCTTAAAAAAGATCTCAAAGGTCCGATTTTGTGCCTGGCCGGACCGCCGGGAGTAGGAAAAACCTCAATCGCAAAGTCTATTGCCCGCGCACTCAACAGAAACTATGTACGAATGTCTTTGGGCGGAGTTCGGGATGAAGCTGAAATAAGAGGTCACCGCAGAACTTATGTGGGAGCCATGCCCGGAAGAATTATTTCCGCTTTGAAACAGGCGGGTTCCAAAAATCCTCTTATTCTGCTTGATGAGATTGACAAAATGAGCAGTGATTTCAGAGGAGACCCTGCGGCGGCAATGCTTGAGGTATTGGACAGCGAGCAGAATTATGCTTTCAGGGACCATTATCTGGAACTTCCCTTTGATTTGTCCGATGTGTTGTTTATAACTACGGCAAACAACCTTGACACGGTTCCGAGGCCTCTTTTGGACAGAATGGAAGTAATATCTTTGTCCAGCTATACTGAAGAGGAAAAGGTCCAGATAGCAATGAAATATCTTTTCCCGAAACAGATTGAGGCTCACGGCTTTAAGAAAAGCAATCTGAAAATAGACGAACCGGCTGTGAGAGAAATAATAAACTGCTATACAAGGGAAGCCGGAGTGAGGGAGCTTGAAAGACAGATAGCCGGCGTTTGCAGAAAAGTTGCCAGAAAGCTGGTATCCTCAAATCAGAAGACGGTCAAAATTACTGCAGCCTCTATAGAAAAGTATTTGGGAACGAAAAAATACAGATATGACATGGCAAATGAAAAGGATGAAGTGGGTGTTGCCACAGGTCTTGCATGGACGCCTGTGGGCGGAGATACGTTGTCCATTGAGGTAACACTTATGGAAGGAAAGGGCAGCCTCGAGCTTACAGGACAGCTGGGAGACGTCATGAAAGAATCTGCCCGGGCTGCAATGAGTTATATTCGTTCAAGAGCGGAATATTACGGAATAGACAAGGATTTTTACAACAAGTATGATATTCACATACATGTACCGGAGGGAGCCATTCCAAAGGACGGTCCTTCAGCCGGTATAACCCTTGCAACCGCAATGGTGTCTGCATTAACCGGAAAGCCGGTAAGAAAAAATGTGGCTATGACCGGGGAGATAACCTTAAGAGGCAGGGTTCTTCCGATAGGCGGAGTCAAGGAAAAAGTGCTTGCCGCCCATAGAGCCGGAATAGATACAATTATAATTCCTGTGGAAAACAAGAAAGACCTTGAAGAGATACCTGAAAATGTAAGAAAGACAATAAAATTTGTTCTGGCAGACAATATGGAAACGGTGCTCAATACTGCATTGGTGAAAACCAAACCGAAGGGCAGGCAAAAGAGCGTTTCCGGTGAAGAAAAAACTGTTGTGCCGGAAGTTCCTCCGCAGTTGGAAGAATTGGATCACGGAACCGCAACAATTGAACAGTAATACAGGATGTCAATATATAAAGAATGTTGATATTTATAATAAACAATTCAAATATAAATGCAAGTTATATAATTGCTGTCAGATAAATATGTAAATCATACAAAACCAATGTAAAATATACAAGAACAGCTGTTTTACAAAACGTAAGACGGCTGTTTTTTTATGTGAATTCATTAATGTAAACAAAATGTAAAGGATAGTTTTCATATTGAATTTGTATAATTAAACAATTGCAGATTTAAGTATCTAATGGTAGAATTAGAACTATAGTAAAAAAATTGAAACAGCGGGTTACCATAATGAGGGCATGGAATGAGAAGTATTATACGCGCCTTTTTAAAGTATAAGGAATATGTATTGCTTGCAATAATAGCTGTTGCTGCCGGTTTAGTATTTGGAATTGCATATTTTTTGAAGGAACAATTCAGTGCCGTAATGACTGTTGAGAGTTTTTTGGCATGGCACAATATACTTGAATTTACAAGTGTACTGATCTCCTTTACTGTTTTTGCGGTCTCTTATTATACTTACGAACAAACCGGAAATTTGCGATCCGTTTTTTTGGGCAGTGTTTTTCTTGCAGTAGGTATGGTGGATGCTTTTCATACACTGTCATATAAGGGCATGCCCGCATTTCTGATTGAAAACAACAGTTCCAACAGAGCTACAATCTTCTGGATTATTGCAAGATTGTTTACAGCTCTTGGCTTTTTCATATCAAGTTTGATACCGGCTAGTGTCAAGATTCGGACAAAGCGGATAATATTTGTAGCCGTTCCCCTGATTACAAGCATTTCCGCTTTGTATCTGGCCACTTATCATCCTGAACTGTTTCCGCCGATGCATATTGAGGGAAAAGGTCTTACTTTTTTTAAAATCTATTCCGAACACCTGATTATTATATTGTTTGCCCTGTCTGTTTTAATGTTTATCCGTGAGTATAACAAAACAAAAAACAAAATGGTACTTCTTCTTTGTGTTTCTCTTGAGATAACTATTTTCAGTGAAGCTGCGTTTGTCCTGTATTTCAGTGTTTATGACATATATAATTATCTTGGTCACGTGTACAAATTTATAGCATTCTTCATTATTTTCAGGGCTATTTTTATTAACGATATACAAGAGCCGTATCGAAAGCTTTCAAAGGCAAAAGAAAAACTGAGGAACCATGCCGAAAACCTGGACATGATGATCAGGGAAAGAACAAGAGAGCTTGAAAATCTCAATCAGAAACTCATGCAAGATTTGAAATATGCCCGGGACATACAAAAATCGGTTTTTAAGCTGCGCAATCAGGATTGGGAAAAAGTGCGGTTTGAAGTGAAAAACTATTCTTCTGAAATGGTAAGCGGTGATTTTTGCAATGTTTTTAAAATTGACAACGACAATATAGGGTTTTATATCGGAGATGTGTCCGGCCACGGTGTTCCGGCGGCAATGCTTACGATATTTTTGAATCAGACAGTGAAGACTTTGCTGGAGATGGAAACAAACGAACTTAACAAAATCAGTCCGGCAATGGTTTTGGAAAACATATACCGTTCTTTCAACTCAACAAACTTCGACGAAAATGTATATATTGTCATGATTTATGCGGTATACAACAGGCACACACAGGTTCTTACTTATTCCTCGGCAGGTCTTAATGTTTCGCCGATTCTTATAAAACCTTCAGGAGAAATTTTGGAAATAGAAATAAAAGGCTTTCCCATATGCAAATTTATTGAGTTTTATGACGGAGAATATCAAAATCATGCGTTAAAGCTTAATAAAGATGAGAAAATTTTGTTTTACACCGACGGGCTTATTGAAGCACAGAATACGGACAGGAACTTTTTTGGAGACATGAGACTGAAAGAAATTTTACAGGAAAATTATAATAAATCCGCTTCCGAACTGTCAAAGCTGATTTCCGACGGTATTTTTGGATTTACCGGGAAAAAAGAAATTAAAGATGATATAACGTTCCTTATCATGGAAGTAGTAGAATGATAAAGAATGTTAATCCTAATACTTCTGGTTTATGTAGCTGTCCACCAGGGAATTTCTTACTTCGTTTATGAAGACATTTTCTTTCATAAGCATGTTTAAAATAGCTTCACTTTTTGAGTGAAGAATAATGTTGTCATAGTCCAAAAGCACAATTTCAAACAACTTTTTTCTGAGATTTTTTGACTTTACCTTTACAAAATATGCTTCTATTCCTTTAAAGTCCAAAAGTCTAAGAAGTTTTGCCGTAACTTCGTCCTTTTTTGAATAGTAATAATTAGACTGTTCAAGAAAATCACTTCTCGCCTCATGATTGCGACTTAGGTCATGAGCCTTTTTTTGGTAATATTTTGCCAGAACATTGTAGTATTGATAATTGTATATTGCTTTTTTTACATTGTCAATTTTTTGAAATGGTTTTATATCGAGGGAATTTATGCACCTGTAGTTTGCTTCGATAAATTCCTCTTTTGTCAGGTCCCCTTTGGCATACTGCTCGATAAGGCTTTCTCTGTTTTTCAGAAATTGCTCAAATTTATTCGGTACAATCTTCTTTGACGGCATCCTTATCCAACCTGTCCATATTATAATGTGTTAAATTTATTGTTGTTTATATATTAAAATATAAAAGATAAAAAGTAAAGGACTACTGTTTTTAAGTGGAGCTTATCTTCCTGTGAGCTTGACAGGAAACTTGGGAAAAATTGCATCGGCAAAAGTTGCAGGCTGTTTTAAACAGAGTATCCGTTCCAAAGTTTCAGGTTTGAAGGTCCGGAAGCATTAATTTGAATCTGCGAAAGAGAAGCATACCGATTTGCAACGAAAACGAAGAGTTAATGAAACCCAAAAAGACGTTATAGATAATCTCCGGTAATTTTGCAAAAAATACGGAATCAGGAGATTATCTATGAAAATAGTCGTTTATTGTTTCCACCGCATTATACTCAATTATTTTTTCTCCGTGTTCATTCAGGTAGCCTTCGTAAAAGCTGACGTTGCTGACCTTGGTTCCGAACTCGCTTAAAATAGGCTCAAACGACCTTAAATTTGCCACTGACCATGAATTTTTGGTAAGAACCAGGTAATAAACTCCTTTAAGTCTGTACAGAGTGCTTTCGCCTGAGTAAATGTCCCTGAGCTTCTGGCATACAGAGCACAAGTCTTCAAAATTATTGAAGAAATATATGACTATAGAAGAGGAGACCCTGGAATTTCTCTTTCTTACCCGAAGATCGGACTTTCTGAATCTGTTTTTTATATATTTGTGAATAGATTCGAATTCACCGTCTTCATCCAGTTTTGTAATTATAATAACAAAACCTTCTTCAGGATCAGGGATAGCCTCAACACATATCTGGGAATCGGAAGCATCAAAACCGAACTGGATTTCCGCCTGTTCCATCATGTCCCAGAACAATTCCTGTGCCGCCGGAGTATTGTAATTTAGTGTGTCAAGGTCTATGTTTCTTTCCAGCAAGTCGTCAATGGAAATTGTGACTTTGATTTTATTTTCGTTTATTTTTTCAATTTTCATAAGTATCACCAGATTTCTTTGTAAAAATTATATGCCTATATATATATTATACTTCTAATAAATGAAAAAGAGAAGTATAAAAAAATTAACAACATATAAAAACTTTAATTAGAAATCTATATCAATTTTACTGATTAAAAAAGGTATTAACAGAAAATATTATATGTCCGTAGATAAAAATACAAAGCGAAAAAATCCTTCTTGAGGATGAAAAAATAAGCTGTTTTGCAAACGTTATTTGTTCAAATAATAAATATGATTAATAATAAATATCATTTTACTTGTACTTTAGTATATCCTGTGTAAAAAAATAAGTATTATCCTATGCCCAAAAATAGTTTATGGGCAAAGTTCAAGAATTTAACCGGGGAGATGAAAATATGGGAAACTTTATAGACAGAACAGAAGAAAAGGAAGCTGGCAGTACACTGCCGGAAATTGTATATAATCAGGAAAAGGACTTTTACAGAGCTATTGGCGGCGAATTGAGAATGAAAGCAGAAGGTTTGTTCAAAAAAGCAAAGGAAAAGGGAATATCGATTGAAGATGTTTCCATTAACATTTTAAAAGAAAATCGTGCCGAATTTCCCGGCCTTGGAGAAGTGGAGCTTCCGACATTTATTGTTAAGATTCGGGGGAGGGATATGTCAACCGGGCAAATTATTGTTGACGGAAAACAGATTGATTATTACAACAGATACCAAAAATATATTGCAAAAAAAATAGAGGAAAAGAATATGGTTGGAAACGATGAAGCAAAGGACAGCCAAAAAAACAGGGTAAAAGAAAATCCGGAATTTTACCTTACCGACTGGGAGAAATTCCAAATTGGAAAGGATATCATTGAGGACAAGGAATTTGGGCTGGAAAAGACCATAACCGGCGCATGTGACAGAATAATAAGAAAACTTATGGGGGAAAATGACTGGCTGTCTCCACAGGAAGCAAGACTTTTGGATGAGGAGTTTAATTCTGTCCAGAGCAGCATGCAAAAAAGTCAGGAGAAAAAACAGAAGGAGTTGATCCGGAAAAAGAAAGCAACCCCAAGACAAATTAATTATTTTAAACAGAGAATAAAGAATATGGGTATGAATCCTGACGATCCGAAGATGCTTTCAAAAATTTTTGACCGGGTGGGGATTGAGCCGGCTGATATCAGTGAATTAAGTATAGCCGACATGAGCAAAATTATAGAGAGTTTGAATGACATCGCGCCTAAAATCAGGGAAGGAAACGAGAATATGTCTGAAATCAGGGAACAGTAAAAATTACTATTTAAAATCTGTATTCAAGTATAGTATAATTAGCAAAAACAAAATATATAAAAAAGTATATAAGAATTAATGGATTTGTAATAAGAAATTAATCAAAAAAATTCATATTTTGTTGAAATAGGACAGTATGTATGATTATAATATTTATATGCTTAAGTTTATATTTTGAGTCAAATTGGGATGTTCTGCTTAATATCAAATTTTATTTTATTTTTATTAAAACAGATTTAAAAAAGTTTTGTTTGTTATGGGGTGGATATGGTAAAAATTGTTTTGGCGTCCGGATCACCTAGAAGATCCGAGCTTTTAAAACAGATAGGTCTTGACTTTGAAATTGTTCTGTCGGACATAGATGAAAGCAATGAAGAAAATCTTAAAGCCAACGAACTGGTACAGCATCTTGCGTATAAAAAGGCTTATGATGTTGCCAAAAAAGTGGCAAACAGAGAGAACGGAAAGGAAAGATACCTGGTTGTTGGGGCGGACACCGTGGTTGTCAAAGACAGAATAATGGGAAAGCCCAAAGACAGGGATGATGCCGTAAGGATGCTAAAGCATCTTAGCGGAAGCTGGCATGAAGTAATGACGGGTATAGCATTGATTGACACGAAAGATTTCAGAAGCGTCACAAGTGTGGAAATTACAAAAGTTAAGATGAAGGAACTTACGGACGATACAATTTTGGCATATGTGGACACAAAAGAACCCATGGACAAGGCCGGGGCTTATGGTATCCAGGAAAAAGGGGCCATACTGGTCGAGCGAATTGAGGGATGTTATTTCAACGTGGTGGGATTGCCGCTTGGAAGGCTTTCCGATTTGCTTAAAGATTTTGGAGTTTCTGTACTTAAAAAAATTTAGGTTATAACAGTACTTATGAGCGTATTGATGTCTTATTACAAAAGATAAAATTGGAAGTGTTTAGGAGGAGAAAAATAATGGGCTTTTTTACAAGAGATATTGGAATTGACTTGGGAACAGCAAATACGTTGGTTCATGTTAAAGGTAAAGGAATTGTAGTAAGAGAACCGTCAGTCGTTGCAATAAATAAAAAGAACGGAGAAATACTTGCGGTGGGCGATGCCGCAAAGGAAATGATAGGAAGAACACCGGGAAACATAGTGGCAATACGGCCTATGAAGGATGGAGTTATTGCAGACTTTGAGGTTACTCAAAGCATGCTGAAGTATTTTATAAAAAAGGCCATGTCAAAAGGAGTTTTTGGAAAACCCAGAGTTGTCATCTGTGTTCCGTCGGGTGTTACGGAAGTTGAAAAGAGAGCGGTTGAAGAAGCTACCCTTCAGGCGGGAGCAAAAGAGGCTTATCTTATTGAGGAACCTATGGCGGCGGCAATAGGAGCCAACCTTCCTGTTGAAGAGCCATCGGGAAGCATGGTTGTTGATATCGGAGGTGGAACCAGCGAGGTTGCGGTTATTTCCCTGGGAGGGATTGTTACAAGCAAGTCCCTGAGAATTGCCGGAGATGAGCTGGATGATGCTATTGTGCACTACATTAAAAAAGAATATAATTTAATGGTGGGAGAAAGAACCGCTGAGGAAATCAAAATGAGTATTGGTTCTGCGTATCCCAGGGCGAAAGAAGAATCGATGGAAATAAGAGGAAGGGACCTTATTACCGGGCTTCCCAAGAATATAATTATTACGTCGTCTGAGGTTATGGAAGCCATAAAAGAGCCAATAAACGCCATAGTGGAAGCCATTAAATTTACTTTGGAAAAGACGCCTCCGGAGCTTGCGGCGGACATAATGGACCGGGGAATAATGCTCACCGGCGGAGGTGCTTTGCTGAGCGGACTGGACAGACTTATCCGTGAAGAGACGGGAATGCCCGTAAACGTGGCTGAAAATCCTTTGGACTGTGTGGCAGTAGGTTCCGGAAAGGTGCTGGAGGACATAGAAACATTAAGAAAGGTGCTGATTTCTCCTAGAAAACCTAGATAGAAGGGAGATAATTTCTTTGCGTTTTGTTAAAAACAAGCATTTTATATTGCTGACGGTAACGGTGGCAATTTTGATTATAATAGGGCTTTCTGCGAGAAAAAACAGCAAAATAAATACTGTCAGCAATGTTGTTACCGTTGCGTTAAGTCCCTTTCAGGAGTTTATTAATTATCTGGGAGACAGGGTAGAGGGGGCCGCTAAATATTTTCAGGATATTGAGGCGTTAAGTCAGGAAAATGAAGCGTTGAAGGTACGGATTAGCGAGCTGGAAAAAGAAGTAAAAGAGCTTTCCGACTACAGGGAAAAGAACAAAGAGCTTAAAGAGGCGTTAAATATAAAGGACCAATTCAGTGATGTGGAATTTCTTGGTGCGAATATTATTGCCAAGGATATGGGGAACTGGTTCCATACTTTTACAATAGACCGGGGAATAGCCGATGGTGTTACCGTTGATTCGGCCGTAATAACAAAAGACGGACTTGTGGGAAGAGTGATAAGCACCGATCTTTTTACTTCCAAGGTAATTACGATTATTGACGAAGACAGTACGGTAAGTGCAAGAGTGTCCAAAACAAGGGATTTGGTTTTTGTCAAAGGTGATTTGCAGCTTAAAAATCAGGGATTGTGCAGACTGGACAATATTTTTCCCGACATGGATATAGCGGTGGGAGATACGATAGAGACTTCAGGATTGGGAGGCATATATCCAAAAGGTATTATTATAGGCAAAGTCAAGGAAGTCAGACGTAAAACCAATGATCTCAACAGGTATGCAATTATTGAGCCTGCCGTTGATTTTAAACGGCTTGAAGAAGTGTTTGTGCTGGAAAGCAAAAATAATAAAGATAATTATGAAAAAGTAGGCGAAGACAACAAATGAGAGCAAAACCGGTTAGGGTTAAAATAATTTCGTATGCTGCTCTTATATTTATTATAGCGCTAATTCAGTCGACGGTTTTAGAAAGCATCAGCATATTCAATATCAAACCGAATCTGTTGTTGATATTCATTATTTCCGTGGCACTTTTAGGAAGCAATATCGAGGGTGCCGTGACAGGTTTTTTGTGCGGATTGACTCAGGATATGCTTTCAGGAAGGGTTATTGGCTTTTATGCTTTGCTGGGGCTTTATCTCGGCCTTGGAATTGCTTTGATAAATAAAAGATTATACAAAGAAAATGTGTTGGTGGCAATTTTCACGACTTTTGTTTCTTCGATAATATATGAATTTGCCGTTTATTTTTTTGTAAATGTGTTTAAAGGCTCTTTAGAGCTGATTTTTCCTTTTAGATATATAATTTTGCCTGAGGCGGTTTACAATAGTGCGGTGTCAATTGTCATATTTTTAATAGTTTTAAAGATAAATCACTGGTCTGAGGAATTGGAGCGGCTTTCGAGACGTTATTAATGCTTTCAATCAAAGTTTGTTGCCTGACTCTTCAAAATAGCGATCAAAATAACGAACAGAGGAAGTGAATGGGGGTCTCCCCGACGTCGAGTGGTTGAACGGAGGGTGAAAATATGGGTGAGAAGAAGCCGGTGGACAAGATAAGCGAAAGATACAGGATTATGGTAATCAGTTTTACTTTGATTTTTGCCGTGATTGTAGCTCAATTGGTAAATCTTCAGATTATTAACGGAGAATACTATGATGAACAATCCCAGACCAAACTTTTGGCAGAAAGGGATATTATTGCTCCAAGAGGAAAAATTGTCGACAGGAACGGAGTACCCATCGCTGTCAATAGAATGGGATATGCCGTAAAAATTGCAAAAACCGGCATGACGGAAAAAGAAAAAAATGAAATGATACTTAAACTTATAAATATATTTGAAAAAAACGGCGACTCCTATGAAAAGAATTTGAGCAACTATCTTACGTTCAATCCCATAGCTTTTGGTCCGAAAAACCAGTCTGAAGACGCACTTCAAAGATGGAAAAAAGACATGGTTGTCAAGGCTGATGATATGAAACTTTTAGAAACTCCGGAGGATGTTTTTAAGTATTTCAGGAAGAAATTTTACATTGATGACACATATACTGACGAGGAAGCATACAAGATAATGACCATAAAATATGATATGCTTATAAAGGGATATACTGCAACAAATCCTTTGCTTGTTGCCAAGGATGTTAAAGTGGAAACCGTTGCCCAGATAGAGGAAAGGAGTCATGAATTTCCCGGAGTCATTATTGACGTAATTCCCCAGAGAAAATATGTGGATGCAAGCTCTGTGGCTCATGTGTTGGGGCATATAGGGGTTATCAGCGAAGAGGAATATAAGACCTACAAGGACAATGGCTACACCATGAATGATATGATTGGAAAGGGTGGAATTGAGAAGACTCAGGAAAGTCAGCTTAGAGGTATAAACGGAAAAAAGAGGGTTGAAGTTGACACCAACGGCAGGCTTACGGCGGAACTGAGCAGTGAACCTGCTATACCCGGTAATGACGTTGTTCTTACAATTGATATGAGACTTCAGA comes from Acetivibrio thermocellus ATCC 27405 and encodes:
- the argJ gene encoding bifunctional glutamate N-acetyltransferase/amino-acid acetyltransferase ArgJ yields the protein MINIIDGGVTAPKGFKAAGVACGLKNNQKKDIAVVCSSDLAVAAGVFTKNVVKGHSLQLTMQHIKSGHARALVINSGNANACLGEQGYKDAEEMASLAAQLLNCDAKNVLVGSTGVIGMPLDMPKVRSGIKEAISKLSEEGGHDAAEAIMTTDLVLKEIAVEFEIQGQKVRMGAMAKGSGMIHPNMATMIGVITTDANISRELLDKALKDVISHTFNRVSVDGDTSVCDMVVILANGKANNENIVKEDIDYSTFKSALEYVCTHLSKMIAKDGEGATKLIEVVAEGAKSAEDAYKAVSAIAKSPLVKTAIFGEDANWGRIITAVGYSGADFDPNLVDIYIGDLLVCKSGAALNFDEEKAKEILKEDEVRIKVDFNQGTASDRIWTCDFSYDYVKINGSYRS
- the lon gene encoding endopeptidase La, which translates into the protein MSEAKKVIKKQVLPLLPLRGLTVFPYMILHFDVGRIKSIKALEEAMINNQLIFLVAQKDAKNDSPGPEDIYTIGTISKVKQLLKLPGDTIRVLVEGISRAEICEFTQTEPFFMAEVEEKIYVEEDKNSKTEIEALKRRVLSTFEEYSKLNNKVSPETVLSIMNIDDPDQLADIITANLMLKVEQKQEILNEFKTKIRLQKLLETLVREIEIMQIEREINIKVRKQIDKTQKEYYLREQLKAIQSELGDKDGVVGEVEEYKRKLAEGNFGEEVEKKVLKELDRLLKMPPGSAEGSVIRTYLDWIFDLPWNKKTEEIIDLDRAQQILDEDHYGLEKVKERIIEYLAIRKLKKDLKGPILCLAGPPGVGKTSIAKSIARALNRNYVRMSLGGVRDEAEIRGHRRTYVGAMPGRIISALKQAGSKNPLILLDEIDKMSSDFRGDPAAAMLEVLDSEQNYAFRDHYLELPFDLSDVLFITTANNLDTVPRPLLDRMEVISLSSYTEEEKVQIAMKYLFPKQIEAHGFKKSNLKIDEPAVREIINCYTREAGVRELERQIAGVCRKVARKLVSSNQKTVKITAASIEKYLGTKKYRYDMANEKDEVGVATGLAWTPVGGDTLSIEVTLMEGKGSLELTGQLGDVMKESARAAMSYIRSRAEYYGIDKDFYNKYDIHIHVPEGAIPKDGPSAGITLATAMVSALTGKPVRKNVAMTGEITLRGRVLPIGGVKEKVLAAHRAGIDTIIIPVENKKDLEEIPENVRKTIKFVLADNMETVLNTALVKTKPKGRQKSVSGEEKTVVPEVPPQLEELDHGTATIEQ
- a CDS encoding MASE3 domain-containing protein gives rise to the protein MRSIIRAFLKYKEYVLLAIIAVAAGLVFGIAYFLKEQFSAVMTVESFLAWHNILEFTSVLISFTVFAVSYYTYEQTGNLRSVFLGSVFLAVGMVDAFHTLSYKGMPAFLIENNSSNRATIFWIIARLFTALGFFISSLIPASVKIRTKRIIFVAVPLITSISALYLATYHPELFPPMHIEGKGLTFFKIYSEHLIIILFALSVLMFIREYNKTKNKMVLLLCVSLEITIFSEAAFVLYFSVYDIYNYLGHVYKFIAFFIIFRAIFINDIQEPYRKLSKAKEKLRNHAENLDMMIRERTRELENLNQKLMQDLKYARDIQKSVFKLRNQDWEKVRFEVKNYSSEMVSGDFCNVFKIDNDNIGFYIGDVSGHGVPAAMLTIFLNQTVKTLLEMETNELNKISPAMVLENIYRSFNSTNFDENVYIVMIYAVYNRHTQVLTYSSAGLNVSPILIKPSGEILEIEIKGFPICKFIEFYDGEYQNHALKLNKDEKILFYTDGLIEAQNTDRNFFGDMRLKEILQENYNKSASELSKLISDGIFGFTGKKEIKDDITFLIMEVVE
- a CDS encoding DUF6648 family protein, with the translated sequence MPSKKIVPNKFEQFLKNRESLIEQYAKGDLTKEEFIEANYRCINSLDIKPFQKIDNVKKAIYNYQYYNVLAKYYQKKAHDLSRNHEARSDFLEQSNYYYSKKDEVTAKLLRLLDFKGIEAYFVKVKSKNLRKKLFEIVLLDYDNIILHSKSEAILNMLMKENVFINEVRNSLVDSYINQKY
- a CDS encoding adaptor protein MecA, which gives rise to MKIEKINENKIKVTISIDDLLERNIDLDTLNYNTPAAQELFWDMMEQAEIQFGFDASDSQICVEAIPDPEEGFVIIITKLDEDGEFESIHKYIKNRFRKSDLRVRKRNSRVSSSIVIYFFNNFEDLCSVCQKLRDIYSGESTLYRLKGVYYLVLTKNSWSVANLRSFEPILSEFGTKVSNVSFYEGYLNEHGEKIIEYNAVETINDYFHR